The following nucleotide sequence is from Pseudarthrobacter psychrotolerans.
CGCACGCTCGACGAGTCCCCGGAGTTCGAGGCGCGCCGCAAGGAAGTCGAGTCGGCCTCGGCGGACGTGAACACGCCCGCCGCAAGCCCGGTATCCGGAACCCGCCCCGGCATGACAACTGCTCACGCGCCCGGTGGCTCCGTGATCCTGCAATTACTGCGCAGTCAAAAGGTGATGGTGCTGCTGGCGATGGGTTCGCTCGCGCTGTCGACCGCGCTCAACTACATGATCCTTTATATGCCGACCTACGCGATTACGGAATTGAAGCTGCCAGCCGCGATGAGCTTTGCGGCCACCGCCATCACGGGTGTCGTGCTCGTTGTGCTTACGCCGCTGGTCGGCATTCTCTCCGACCGGATCGGGCACGTGAAGATGACATCGATTGCTGGGGTGGTCATTCTGCTCGCGATCATCCCACTGTTCCACTGGCTGAGCAGCGCCCCAAGCGTGATCGTGCTGCTGACTGTCATGTTCATTCTCGGTGTGCTCAAATCCTGCTACTATGGGGCGCTGCCGGCCCTGATGGCGGGTTGCTTCCCCACCGAGACACGCAGCACCGGCCTGGCGCTTAGCTACAACCTCGGCGTGATGGCGTTTGGCGGGTTTACCCCGGCCATCATTGCCTGGCTGATCGCACTGACCGGCAACGAGCTGTCGCCAGCCTTCTACATCGTGCTCATCGCGGTATTTTCCCTCGCGATCCTGTTCGCGCTCCGCCGCAAGACAGGAATGAAGTAACGGCCGAAGCTGCAGCCACACCTACCGCCAAGGCACTCGTCAAAGATAGCGCGGACGTCCTCGTCGACCGGCTGGTCGACTACCTGCGGCAGCCAAGCCGCAGCCGGCGAGGGATTTCCGCAAGCCACCGAGCGCACGATCCGCGAAGTCGAGGCGACCGGACTGCGGGCGTCGATATCTATTGCGGGCGGACGCCCGCTGGTAGTTGGCCGACGGCAGGGCACGGCAGGCAGCAGACACGTTCTGATCTACGGGCACTACGACGTGCAACCCGTCGGCGACCCAAGCGACTGGACATCGCCTGTGTTTGAGCCGGAGATCCGGGAGGGCAGGATCTGGGCCCGGGGCAGCGGCGATAACAAGGGCCAGCACTTCGCGCCCCTGCACGCCCGCGTCTGTTCGAGGAGCACTTCGACAGTCCGCCGGTCACCGTCACCCTGATTCTGGACGGTGAGGAGGAAATCGACAGCCCCACGCTCGCCGAGATTCTGCGAAGCCATGGTGACGATTTCGATTTCGACCTGGTGATTTGGAGCGACCGTTCGGCGCATGAATCGGGCCCAATGAGAGGTGTTGCACGGGGTGCGGGGCATACTCCGCGTTCGTGTCGAGGCGACCGGGGCGAGCAGGGCGTTGCACTCGCGTAATTTCGGCAATGTCGCGCGGCGCTGTCCCAGACGAGGGGCGGGGACCCTCCGAAATCGTCGAAGCCAGCCATGTTGTCACTTTACCCGTCATCTAATCTATGTGCCGTAGACGTCTTTATGATCAGATTGTGTGACGCACACGAACCCGACCCTTATACGGTCTAGCTGTCGTCGGCCAGCGGGAGGGTGAGTCTGAGGTGCGCCCCGCTCGGGCAGGGATGCGCCGTCGCCGTGCCGTTGTGTGCGATGGCTACGTTGTGCACCACGGCGAGTCCCAGCCCGGATCCGGCCACGCTTCGCGCGGTGGTCGAACGGTAGAACCTGTCAAAGACATGGGGCAGGTCCTGGGACGGGATTCCCGGTCCCGTGTCCCGCACGTCAAGGGTGACGCTGCGCTGTGCCACGCGAAGCGTTACCCGGACCTGGCCCGGCTCCGGCGTAAATTTGCCGGCGTTGTCCAGTAGATTCGCGATGGCCCGGGCTAACCTGCCGCGTTCTCCGGTCACTAGGAGCCGGTGCCCAGTTCCTTCCAGGGACCATGCCACTCCGGGGTAACGCCGTTCGGCGTTGTCCATGCAATAGAGAACAAGTTCGTTGATGTCCATTTCCTCGATGAAGGATGGGACCTCTTCGTGGCGGGCCAGATCGATCAGGTCCTCGATGAGGGACTGCATCCCTACCAGCTCATGCTCCAGAGCCCCGGTTATGCGTTCCTTGCTGCTTTGCTCAAGGCCGGGATTCTTGAGCATGGCGGCGTTGGTCCGCAGCGACGTCAGGGGTGTGCGCAGCTCATGGGACGCATCGGCAATGAGTTGTTCCTGCTGGCGGCGGGATTGCTCCAGTTCGCTTAGCATCGTGTTGAAGGCGATGCCGAGCCTGTTGATCTCGCTTGTGGTGCTTCCAGGGATCCTGATCTCGGTGTTGCCGGTCTGGGCGATACTCTCGGCTGCAGCCGTCAGCCGGTCTACCGGCCGGAGTCCACGTCTGGCGGCTAGGTAGGCAGTACCTGCAGCCACCACAAGGGCGCCGAGCACTGTCGCTGCCAGCAGCCAACCGAGACGCTCAAAGGACGCCAACACCCTGTCGTCCCTGACTCCCACCACCAAAGCTCTCTGGTTTGGCAGCTGCCTGACATAAACACGGATTGGATCGTCGCCGATGGCCGCTTCCGTGAAGAACGCCGCCCTCTCCCCGGAGGCCACCTCGCGCATCTGCCCGGTGATGGGCAACGCCGGCCCGGTGCCAGGGTCCAGGTCTCCACCGGGCGTTGGCGCCACCAGCTGGGCGCAAGCCGGCGAACGGACCCAAGTGCACTGGGAATAGTCCTGCCAGTTCGGATCGGTCTGGATCAGCTGAATGATGCGATCCGATTCACGTCGCAAGGACAAATCGTCGTTTGTGCGCAGTTCGTGCCCCGCCAGGGCATACACCAGTGCGGCGAACACCATAACGGTGAGGGTGATGGCCGCCGCGATCACCAGCGTCATCCGCAGCCGCAGTGTCACGATGCGGCCAGCCGGTAGCCGACCCCCCGCACGGTCTGGATGAGCCGGGGTTCACCGTCAGCTTCGAGTTTGCGGCGCAGGTAACTGACGTAGACCTCCAGTGCGTTGGAGGCCGGAGCCATTGCATATCCCCACACCGCGTCACTGATCTGGCCTCGGCTGAGTGCTTGCTCCGGGTTTTCAGCGAGCACGCAAAGGATGGCGTATTCGGTGCTGCTTAAGTCAATCCAACGTCCCTTTTGCCTCACGGCATGGGCGTCGGGGACCAGTACCAAATCCCGGTACCCGTTGGGACCGGGCGGAAGGCGGGCTGTCCGTCGTGCCATGGCCCGCAACCGGGCCAGCAGCTCATCAGGTTCAAACGGTTTAGAAAGGTAGTCATCCGCTCCTGCGTCCAAACCTGCAACGCAGTCAGCCACATCGCTGCGGGCCGTCAGCAGCAGGACCGGGACGGTATTGCCAGCGGACCGGAGCATGCGGCACAGGGCGAGTCCGTCCATGATCGGCATCAAAACGTCCACCACCAGCAGATCCGGGGACGTCGCAGCGACCCTTTCGAGCGCCGCCCGGCCGTCAGCGGCGGTTTCCAGCAGGTAGCCGGCAGCTTCAAGCAATGACTGCAGGGAGCTCCTGATTCCCGGATCGTCATCGACGACCAGGACTGTTATCGGCTCCGTCATGCCCACCAGCATAGTTTGCATCGCTTCAGAATCCTTTAAGCTCCCTTCTGCAGGATGGGGCTATGGAAATGGACGCCGGAACTACCTACGCAACCGCCGCGCAGCGCGGGCCACTTGAGGCTCGGCGACGCCGTCCACGAGTGCGCGACTGGATCATTGGCATCTTTGCGGGGGCAATCATGGCACTGCTCTTCGGCCATGGACTGGCACCGGAGGCTGCCGGTATTGCGCTCGTAATCGAGAGCTTCCTGCCGTGGGTAGGGGCCGCCATCGCCGCGTTGCTCATGGTGGCGTTGCTTTCGAAAGCCTGGGTCGGCGCCATCCCGGTGGTGGTCGCACTAGTTTCCTGGGGCCTGGTATTTCTGCCAGTCCTGATGACGGGAGCCGTCCCGGCCTCGGCTGCCGGCACATCGGAGGCGGCGGCCGGGGGACTGACCGTTGTCACGCAAAACCTCCGCGCAGGAAATCCTGACGCCGAAGCGGCAGTGGAAAAACTGATCGAATCAGATGCCGACGTTGTGGTCTTACAGGAGCTGACCGGGCCGGCGCTGGCCCGGATATCTCCGCTGATGGACGGAACGTTCGGGCACCGACAGCTGGCAGGAACCGTTGGGGTATGGAGCCGGTTTCCGCTGGGCCAGGGTGAGCCCCTCACCCTGGGGCTCGGCTGGTCGCGCGCAGTCAGCGTGCAGCTGGAATCGCCCGCCGGTCCCGTCCAGCTCTATGCCGTGCACCTGCCCTCTGTCCGGCCCGGCGAAGTGAGCAGCCGGAACAACGGGCTTGCGAAACTCACCGAAATTGTAGAGGCGGATCCCTCGCCCAGAATCCTGGTGGTCGGCGATTTCAATACGGCCAACACCGACCGCGCCTTCGCCCCTTTGCTGGCCACACTTGACGACGCCCGGGCCGGCTTCGGATTCACATGGCCGGCACGCTATCCCGCAACGAGACCAGATCACATCCTGTTCTGCGGTTTCACCCTAACCGGAGCCTCCGTGATCGCCTCGCCGGGCACGGACCATCTCGCCGCGCTGGCACGGTTGCAGCCCGGGACAGTCCCCCGGCCGCCACTCTACCACCTGCTGAACCGCGGAATCCCGTATAACCTGACCCTCCAGAAGCTGTTCCACGTCCGGGATAGGACCGCCCACCAGCCCAGCGCGCCCTGGCGATCTCGGGGTCCGAGGAGGATCGGTACGGGAAATTCACTTTAGGCGTCAGGTGGCTAGGTTGCGCGTGCCGTATGGGGAACCCTCAACCGGACGTTCTGTTCGGCTAGATCATCCTCTAGTGGAATCTCACGAACCGTGCTTTCGTTGACCTATGCAGCTTCATCTGGGGAGTCCATGAAACGCCGTCCGGATTCGAGGAACGTTCGCCAGGCCCTTGCTGCCTCACTCGCGATAGTTACTTCCTTGGTTCTCCTACTGGTTCCCATGTACACCGAGGTAAAATAAACGGCTGGTGGGCCAGAGCAGGTTAGCCATCCGACCCTGCTTGAGACAGTAGGGCCACTCATCTTTGTCCCGTTGCTCATCCCCGTGGCCCTGACCGCGCTACCTCTCCTGATACGAGGACGTGCAGGGGTACAAGTGTCTGTTGCGACTACTGCTGCTCTTGCCGTCTTCGTAGTCATCGGCTCTGCAAGCATTGGCTGGTTCTACGTTCCAGCCCTGGCCGCCGCCGTAGCCGCCGTTGTTGCCTCGATGGGCAGCCGCGCAAGACTCCAAGCCCTCGTCGGCGAGCCGAACCGCGCCCAGACGATGGCAATAAACGGAACAATCATTTCGAGAACACAGCCACGGTGGGGATCAGAACGGTTTGGTGGGCAGGTATTTTCCGTCGAGGGTGATCACGGCACGTGAACCGCCGTCGGGGTCTTCAACTTTCTTGATGTCCAGCTTGAAGTTGATGGCACTGATGATGCCGTCACCGAACTGTTCGTGCACCAGGGCTTTCAGGGTGGAACCGTAGACCTGGAGCATTTCGTAGAAACGGTAGATGGTGGGGTCGGTTGGGATACCGCCGAGGATGCTGCCGCGCAGCGGAATGGTCTGCAGCAGCATGGAGGCGTCCTCGCCCAGATCCAGCCGCTCGGCGACGATTTCCGCAGCGGTTTCAGGCAACGGATGCTGGCCGAGCAGGGCGGCGGTGACGAAGGCAAGGCTCAGACCAGTGCCATCGGTCAGTTCCTGCCAAGAGAGGCCCTTGCGCATCTTGGCATCGATGATGGCGGCGGTCAGTTCCTCGCGCGGAGCCTGGGCGTTCTGGGAATGAATCATGGTGTTTCCTTTTCCTTGGGTGATATCAGGTGGTTAGGCGGCCAGGCCGGCTGTGGCCGGCGTGGCACTGGTCTGCGGGTTGTCCGCAAGTGGGACAAAGAGGCCTGTGGCGCCGTCGAGGGTCTCGATGGAGCCCGTTTCGATGTCGTAGACCCAGCCGTGGAGGTTCAGCCGGTTCTGGTCCAGGGCCAGGGAGACGGAGGGATGGGTCCTGATGTTGGTCAGCTGGGCGATGACGTTCCCGCGGACCATGGCCTCCAGTCGCTCCTGGGCCGATCCGTGGGTGCGGGCGGCGTTGACGACCTTCGCCGCGTCGGCATGGGCAAGCCAGCTGGCCACGGCCGGCAGGTGGTCCAGGTTCGTGTCGGAGGAGATGGCAGTCATCGCTCCGCAGTCGGAATGGCCACAGATGATGATGTCCGTGACGCCCAGGACGGCGACCGCGTACTCGACTGTCGCGGAGACACCGCCGGGCTCCGGGCCGTAGGCCGGCACGATGTTGCCGGCGTTGCGGATCACGAACAGGTCGCCCGGTTCCCGCTGGGTCAGCAACTCCGGCACGACCCGGCTGTCCGAGCAGGCAATGAACAGAGCCCCGGGGTTCTGGGCGGTGGCCAGCTCCTTGAAGAGTCCAGAGCGCTTCGGAAAGGCTTCCCGTTGAAATTTCAGAAAGCCTTCGATGATGTCTTGCATGGGCCGTCTCCTTGATGTTTTGGCGGATAACTCAAGGATGACGGAAACCATCTATAGTGTCCAAGACTTGTTTACAATGAAGTCAATAAGTATTTTCTATAGTTGAAGAGTCGTGATGCTACGCCACCTTCGTTACCTGACCGCGGTCGCGGAACACCAGAACTTCACCCGCGCTGCCGAGGCGCTGCATGTCTCCCAACCCACGCTGTCCCAACAGATCAAGCAACTGGAGATCTCGCTGCACGTCCAACTCCTGGACAGGTCCGGGCGGACCGTGCGGCTGACAGACGCTGGCGAGACCTACCTGCGCTATGCCCGCCGCGCCCTGCGGGAGCTTGACGCCGGAACCCGGGCCATCCACGACGTGCAGGATCTAAGCCGTGGATCGCTCCGGCTGGCGATGACGCCCACGTTCACCGCCTACCTGATCGGTCCGCTGGTCGAACGCTTCAGCACCCGCTTTTCCGGCATCACCTTGAGCGTGCGGGAGATGACCCAGGACCGCATCGAGGCGGCACTGGCCGCGGACACCCTCGATCTAGGCATCGCTTTCGCCGAGGCACGTTCGTCCGAGATCGAGACCCAGGCATTGTTCGTCGAAACCCTTGGCCTGGTCGTCGGCAACAACCACCCCCGCGCCGGTACGCAGGCACCCATGGACCTGCGGGAGATGGAACAAGAGGGCCTTGTACTTCTCAGTAGCGACTTTGCAACCCGGCGTCACATAGACCTGCACTTCCGGGACCACGGCATTGCCCCCGCATCGCGATTGAAGCCGACTCCATCAGCGCGATCGTGGAAATCATCCGCCGCGGCCAACTCGCCACCGTGCTGCCCGAAGCCATTACCCGCGAACAGCCAAGGCTCCACCTAGTGGACCTGTCGCCGGCCATTCCACACCGCACGGCAGCCCTGCTCAGAAGGAAAGGCGCTTACGTGAGCGCTGCCAGCCAGGCCTTCAGCGAGCTGTCATCGACGTGGAGCTAGTCGCCTGACCTATGTCAGAAGCCGTCTGCACAACTGAGGCCGCTGCAATCCGGTGCGCCCTCGGACTCTCGATCTTTCCTGTTTGGCCTCTGCGTCTTCAGGGAGGTCAACGGCGCCGCAACAGGCTGTTCCCGCATGTACAAAGAGAGGAAGGAAATATCGGCGGAGGGCTTCACCTTCGCTGACGTTCCGGCGATAGAGTTCTTGGGCTTCATGTACATGTGCATGGGAGTCCTGGCCGTTGTCGCCATGACAGTTGAGGCTTTCACGTAGCCAAATCCCCGGCGCACTGGATGCGATCCAAAGGACGCTTGTCTAGCGGAACATCTCAGCAAAGGATCCCTTGCTGAGACGGATGGAAGCCGCGCTGGGCCAAGTTTGAACTTGGGGCCCATTTAGCGGCTTTCTGCGATCGATGGGCGACGTTGATCGGTGTTGCTTTGTCCTAACAACGTGTCTCACTTTGATATTCTCAGGATCAGAGATTTTTGTCCTTTGATAAGACTGGGGGAGTGCGATGGCGCGTCTTGGTTATGCGCGGGTCAGCTTGGCGGATCAGAACACCGATCTGCAGCGTCGCGAACTCGACGCGGCCGGGTGCGACCGCATCTATACAGACCATGGGGTGAGTGGGACCAGGATAAATCGTCCGGAGCTGGACCGGCTGTTGGACCGCCTCGGCCGCGGTGATGAGGTCGTGGTGTGGAAGCTGGACCGGCTCGGGCGCAACACCCGCCACGTGCTGGAGCTGCTCGATGACTTCAAGTCCCGCGGCATCAAGTTCCGCTCGTTGCGGGACGGCATCGCCACTGACCCTGACAGTGAAGTCGGGGGAGCGATCGCCCAGGCCATGGTCACCATCATTT
It contains:
- a CDS encoding MFS transporter encodes the protein MAITTNSGNAPTSLPPSAKKAIAAATIGNALEWYDIIVYGIFAATIAKVFFPTDDPAVGLMITLGTFGVSFLIRPLGAIVLGAYADRAGRKKSLMVSIWLMMGATAVIAFMPNFATIGLAAPILVILARLVQGFAAGGEFGSATAYLVEQSPNRRGFMGSWQFASQGVSTLLAAGFGAILFATLNNVQMEDWGWRLPFIFGLLIGPVGIWIRRTLDESPEFEARRKEVESASADVNTPAASPVSGTRPGMTTAHAPGGSVILQLLRSQKVMVLLAMGSLALSTALNYMILYMPTYAITELKLPAAMSFAATAITGVVLVVLTPLVGILSDRIGHVKMTSIAGVVILLAIIPLFHWLSSAPSVIVLLTVMFILGVLKSCYYGALPALMAGCFPTETRSTGLALSYNLGVMAFGGFTPAIIAWLIALTGNELSPAFYIVLIAVFSLAILFALRRKTGMK
- a CDS encoding HAMP domain-containing sensor histidine kinase codes for the protein MTLRLRMTLVIAAAITLTVMVFAALVYALAGHELRTNDDLSLRRESDRIIQLIQTDPNWQDYSQCTWVRSPACAQLVAPTPGGDLDPGTGPALPITGQMREVASGERAAFFTEAAIGDDPIRVYVRQLPNQRALVVGVRDDRVLASFERLGWLLAATVLGALVVAAGTAYLAARRGLRPVDRLTAAAESIAQTGNTEIRIPGSTTSEINRLGIAFNTMLSELEQSRRQQEQLIADASHELRTPLTSLRTNAAMLKNPGLEQSSKERITGALEHELVGMQSLIEDLIDLARHEEVPSFIEEMDINELVLYCMDNAERRYPGVAWSLEGTGHRLLVTGERGRLARAIANLLDNAGKFTPEPGQVRVTLRVAQRSVTLDVRDTGPGIPSQDLPHVFDRFYRSTTARSVAGSGLGLAVVHNVAIAHNGTATAHPCPSGAHLRLTLPLADDS
- the cynS gene encoding cyanase — translated: MIHSQNAQAPREELTAAIIDAKMRKGLSWQELTDGTGLSLAFVTAALLGQHPLPETAAEIVAERLDLGEDASMLLQTIPLRGSILGGIPTDPTIYRFYEMLQVYGSTLKALVHEQFGDGIISAINFKLDIKKVEDPDGGSRAVITLDGKYLPTKPF
- a CDS encoding endonuclease/exonuclease/phosphatase family protein; amino-acid sequence: MEMDAGTTYATAAQRGPLEARRRRPRVRDWIIGIFAGAIMALLFGHGLAPEAAGIALVIESFLPWVGAAIAALLMVALLSKAWVGAIPVVVALVSWGLVFLPVLMTGAVPASAAGTSEAAAGGLTVVTQNLRAGNPDAEAAVEKLIESDADVVVLQELTGPALARISPLMDGTFGHRQLAGTVGVWSRFPLGQGEPLTLGLGWSRAVSVQLESPAGPVQLYAVHLPSVRPGEVSSRNNGLAKLTEIVEADPSPRILVVGDFNTANTDRAFAPLLATLDDARAGFGFTWPARYPATRPDHILFCGFTLTGASVIASPGTDHLAALARLQPGTVPRPPLYHLLNRGIPYNLTLQKLFHVRDRTAHQPSAPWRSRGPRRIGTGNSL
- a CDS encoding response regulator transcription factor, with the protein product MQTMLVGMTEPITVLVVDDDPGIRSSLQSLLEAAGYLLETAADGRAALERVAATSPDLLVVDVLMPIMDGLALCRMLRSAGNTVPVLLLTARSDVADCVAGLDAGADDYLSKPFEPDELLARLRAMARRTARLPPGPNGYRDLVLVPDAHAVRQKGRWIDLSSTEYAILCVLAENPEQALSRGQISDAVWGYAMAPASNALEVYVSYLRRKLEADGEPRLIQTVRGVGYRLAAS
- a CDS encoding carbonic anhydrase, producing the protein MQDIIEGFLKFQREAFPKRSGLFKELATAQNPGALFIACSDSRVVPELLTQREPGDLFVIRNAGNIVPAYGPEPGGVSATVEYAVAVLGVTDIIICGHSDCGAMTAISSDTNLDHLPAVASWLAHADAAKVVNAARTHGSAQERLEAMVRGNVIAQLTNIRTHPSVSLALDQNRLNLHGWVYDIETGSIETLDGATGLFVPLADNPQTSATPATAGLAA
- a CDS encoding recombinase family protein, yielding MARLGYARVSLADQNTDLQRRELDAAGCDRIYTDHGVSGTRINRPELDRLLDRLGRGDEVVVWKLDRLGRNTRHVLELLDDFKSRGIKFRSLRDGIATDPDSEVGGAIAQAMVTIISAFAQLERDQLSERTTAGMAAAAAAGRKAGRREVTADHENVQRAHELKARGLKPADIGKIIGASRATVYRYLSMGS